In the genome of Globicephala melas chromosome 7, mGloMel1.2, whole genome shotgun sequence, one region contains:
- the PPP1R7 gene encoding protein phosphatase 1 regulatory subunit 7 isoform X4 translates to MVAELSAHSLKDGEERGEEDPEGTRPKGQELPVDMETINLDRNAEDVDLNHYRIGKIQGFEVLKKVKTLCLRQNLIKCIENLEELQSLRELDLYDNQIKKIENLEGLTELEILDISFNLLRNIEGIDKLTRLKKLFLVNNKINKIENISSLHQLQMLELGSNRIRAIENIDTLTSLESLFLGKNKITKLQNLDALTNLTVLSMQGNRLTKIEGLQSLVNLRELYLSHNGIEVIEGLDNNNKLTMLDIASNRIKKIENVSHLTELQEFWMNDNLLDCWSDLDELKGAKSLETVYLERNPLQKDPQYRRKIMLALPTVRQIDATFVRF, encoded by the exons AAGGACAAGAGCTGCCTGTGGATATGGAAACCATTAACCTGGACAGAAATGCAGAG GACGTTGATTTGAATCATTATCGCATTGGAAAAATTCAAGGGTTCGAGGTGCTGAAGAAAGTGAAG ACTCTCTGCCTCCGTCAAAATTTAATTAAGTGCATTGAGAATCTAGAGGAGCTACAGAGTCTTCGAGAGCTGGATCTTTACGACAACCAAATCAAGAAGATTGAGAACCTGGAGGGACTGACAGAGCTGGA GATTCTAGATATTTCTTTTAATCTACTGAGAAACATTGAAGGAATTGATAAGTTGACACGACTGAAAAAGCTCTTCTTGGTcaacaataaaatcaataaaattgagaaCATAAGCAGCTTACATCAACTGCAGATGCTGGAGCTGGGGTCCAACCGCATCCGG GCAATTGAAAATATTGACACGTTAACCAGCCTGGAGAGTTTGTTTTTGGGGAAAAACAAGATCACTAAGCTTCAGAACCTGGACGCACTCACCAACCTGACAGTCCTCAGCATGCAG GGCAACCGGCTGACCAAGATCGAGGGCCTGCAGAGCCTGGTGAACCTACGGGAGCTCTATCTCAGCCACAACGGCATCGAGGTCATCGAGGGCCTGGACAACAAC aaCAAACTCACGATGTTGGACATTGCGTCAAATAGAATCAAAAAGATTGAAAATGTCAGCCATCTAACAGAGCTGCAGGAATTCTGG ATGAACGACAACCTCCTGGACTGCTGGAGTGACCTGGACGAGCTCAAGGGCGCCAAGAGCCTGGAGACTGTGTACCTGGAGCGGAACCCCCTGCAGAAGGACCCCCAGTACCGGCGGAAGATCATGCTGGCCCTCCCCACTGTGCGGCAGATCGATGCCACCTTCGTCAGGTTCTGA